From Fibrobacter succinogenes, a single genomic window includes:
- a CDS encoding glycosyltransferase codes for MPAISVIIPMYNTEAFINDCLDSLVAQTFTDFEAIIINDGSTDESARIAASYASSDARFRLIGQPNKGPSEARNTGLKIMRGDYVTFVDSDDCVAPNFLETLFFLAQLHQVDIVCCSTQNINEAHKIDGSKPSTAISKMLTAEEAAKISLYQDSLPDYSVWNKLYKANLWKGKLFPAGTIYEDLAVVPEVLLEANKVATTKSKLYFYRKRPGSELATQIDKQKIVQLLDIAENVFEKMKTVSKPLYKAARSMLVSASFSILMRTKENEETAEFRKNALAHIRKYRFSTFFDLNIRMRNRVAIMLSYLPRPLFLKLLKKGLS; via the coding sequence ATGCCCGCAATAAGCGTAATCATCCCGATGTACAACACCGAGGCATTCATCAACGATTGCCTCGACAGCCTTGTTGCTCAGACATTCACTGATTTCGAAGCCATCATTATTAACGATGGTTCCACCGACGAAAGCGCAAGAATCGCCGCAAGTTACGCCTCGTCCGACGCTCGTTTTAGATTGATCGGTCAACCGAACAAAGGTCCGTCCGAAGCCCGCAATACGGGGCTCAAGATTATGCGTGGCGATTACGTTACCTTTGTCGATAGCGACGATTGCGTGGCGCCGAACTTTCTTGAGACGCTTTTCTTTTTAGCGCAATTGCACCAGGTCGATATCGTTTGCTGTTCCACACAGAATATCAACGAAGCCCACAAAATTGACGGAAGCAAGCCAAGCACAGCGATTTCTAAAATGCTAACCGCCGAAGAAGCAGCAAAGATTTCGCTTTACCAAGATTCTTTGCCCGACTATTCCGTATGGAACAAACTGTACAAAGCAAATCTCTGGAAAGGTAAGCTATTCCCGGCTGGAACGATTTACGAAGACCTTGCGGTGGTGCCCGAAGTTTTACTTGAAGCAAACAAAGTAGCGACAACAAAATCAAAGCTTTACTTTTACCGCAAGCGTCCGGGTAGCGAACTTGCCACGCAAATTGATAAGCAAAAAATTGTGCAGTTGCTAGACATCGCTGAAAACGTTTTCGAAAAAATGAAGACGGTTTCAAAACCGCTGTACAAGGCAGCCCGCAGCATGCTCGTGAGCGCAAGCTTCAGCATTCTGATGCGCACCAAAGAAAACGAAGAAACAGCAGAGTTTCGCAAGAACGCTCTTGCACACATCCGCAAATACCGCTTTAGTACATTCTTCGATTTGAATATTCGCATGCGCAACCGCGTTGCGATTATGCTTTCGTACCTCCCCCGCCCACTGTTTTTAAAACTCTTGAAGAAAGGCCTTTCGTGA
- a CDS encoding glycosyltransferase, translating to MGEKVMVEKMTPKVSVILASYNHEEFVEKSVRSVMEQKGVDFELIVVDDGSKDRSPEILKRLSDEFGFTYVHRPNKGVMETLKEALSLATGRYVCSFSSDDIMPPDRLKKQSDFLDEHPDAAICFGQIIPFYKDDEIGTEMDERYLRSAPQVTFEESFLGKKALHGCAEMFVREKILAIGGYDMRYAFEDYPLYLKILYNYGPQPVSKDFVCCYYREHGDNMHVNHEKIYGEILRVLSENYSSHPLYKQAVRAWKANWFSAEAAQSKLGALRLIPKVISLSPRFWLRLPKLFIPRKLLKY from the coding sequence TTGGGCGAAAAAGTAATGGTCGAAAAAATGACTCCGAAAGTTTCTGTAATCTTGGCTAGCTATAATCACGAAGAGTTTGTGGAAAAGTCCGTGCGTTCCGTGATGGAGCAAAAGGGCGTTGACTTTGAACTGATTGTTGTTGACGATGGTAGCAAGGACCGTTCTCCAGAAATTCTAAAGCGCTTGTCGGATGAATTTGGGTTTACTTATGTCCACCGCCCAAATAAAGGTGTGATGGAAACGCTTAAGGAAGCGCTATCTTTGGCGACTGGGCGATATGTTTGTTCTTTTTCGTCGGATGATATTATGCCGCCGGATCGCTTGAAAAAACAGAGCGATTTTTTGGATGAACACCCTGATGCGGCGATATGTTTTGGACAAATTATCCCGTTTTATAAAGATGATGAAATTGGGACCGAAATGGATGAGCGTTACCTCCGCAGTGCGCCGCAAGTGACGTTTGAAGAATCTTTCCTTGGAAAAAAGGCGTTGCATGGTTGCGCCGAAATGTTTGTGCGTGAGAAAATTTTAGCCATTGGCGGCTATGACATGCGCTATGCGTTCGAGGACTATCCGCTTTACCTCAAGATTCTTTATAATTACGGGCCGCAGCCGGTTTCGAAAGATTTTGTGTGCTGCTATTATCGCGAACATGGTGATAACATGCACGTGAATCATGAAAAAATATATGGCGAAATTTTGCGTGTATTGTCTGAAAATTACAGCTCGCATCCGCTCTATAAGCAGGCTGTCCGCGCTTGGAAGGCTAATTGGTTTTCGGCGGAGGCGGCGCAGAGTAAGCTAGGTGCGCTTCGTCTGATTCCTAAAGTGATTTCGCTTTCGCCGCGTTTTTGGCTTAGATTGCCGAAGTTGTTTATCCCGCGTAAATTGCTGAAATATTAG